Proteins encoded within one genomic window of Meriones unguiculatus strain TT.TT164.6M chromosome 20, Bangor_MerUng_6.1, whole genome shotgun sequence:
- the LOC132649561 gene encoding UL16-binding protein 1-like yields the protein MDKPATAALSRPQNLSLLVLLSYLMTTLSAQAAALCCVFTVGRSGSGRWSYNQSVQGQPEGTFLLYKGKKCHAIDVPRNRPNNMTVCEKLVNTLKDEDYLFKDVLYHVRQEEKITKEPLTLQAKICCWNEGDGGFSRSWDLSLNGPKTFHIDSNAKNWPEMHSGSNWTEEMAEKIKKVNDLLNRTSQGECRSWVRKSKLHCEENLEPTASPPTTPGVDQHSSMATKPNFSVLLILLPSIFMCLLRILHNHRLEMLQRT from the exons ATGGACAAGCCAGCCACCGCGGCGCTCAGTCGTCCCCAGAATCTGAGCCTTTTAGTTCTGCTGAGCTACCTGATGACGACGCTGTCAGCCC AGGCTGCTGCTCTTTGCTGTGTCTTCACAGTTGGCAGGTCAGGGTCTGGACGATGGAGTTACAATCAGTCAGTACAAGGCCAACCAGAAGGGACTTTTCTTCTCTACAAGGGCAAGAAGTGTCATGCCATTGATGTTCCAAGAAACAGACCAAATAACATGACAGTCTGCGAAAAACTGGTTAACACTTTGAAAGATGAAGATTACCTTTTCAAAGATGTGCTGTATCACGTAAGGCAGGAGGAGAAAATAACCAAAG AGCCCCTCACTCTGCAGGCCAAGATATGTTGCTGGAATGAAGGAGATGGAGGTTTCAGCAGATCCTGGGACTTGAGCCTCAATGGACCCAAAACATTCCATATTGACTCAAATGCTAAGAATTGGCCTGAAATGCATTCTGGATCCAACTGGACAGAAGAGATGGCAGAGAAAATCAAGAAAGTAAATGACCTCTTAAACAGGACCTCACAGGGCGAATGCAGAAGCTGGGTTAGGAAGTCCAAGTTGCACTGTGAAGAAAATTTGGAGCCTACAG CCTCACCGCCAACTACCCCTGGTGTGGaccagcattcttccatggccacCAAGCCCAACTTCTCTGTCCTGCTGATACTCCTCCCTTCCATTTTTATGTGTCTTCTGAGAATCCTCCACAATCACAG GTTGGAGATGCTCCAGAGAACATGA